A genomic segment from Flavobacterium sp. 9R encodes:
- the uxaC gene encoding glucuronate isomerase — protein sequence MSTTFIHDNFLLENKYAEELYHNYSKNQPIIDYHNHLNPQFIAEDKIFDNITNVWINGDHYKWRAMRTLGINEQFITGNGSDKEKFLNWAKTVPYTMRNPLYHWTHLELARYFDIYDLLNEKSAEKIYEEASAKINSAAYSTRNLLQKVNAELVCTTEDPTDSLEFHQKLNQNPFSTKMSTAFRPDKAILISNDGYNDYLDTLGNVAEIAINTYTDLCDALRKRITFFHQNGCRLSDHGLDQIYFENFTASEIDLIFKKKRENQSITSEEALKFQSAVLLFLSESYHELGWVQQFHLGALRNNNARMHRILGPDTGWDSIGDYPQAQKLSSFLNALDSKDKLTKTIIYNLNPADNEVMATMIGNFNDGSVKGKVQFGSGWWFLDQKDGMTKQLNALSNMGLISCFIGMLTDSRSFLSFPRHEYFRRILCNLLGDEIKRGELPNDMEWIGKMVADISYHNAKEYFKF from the coding sequence ATGAGCACCACATTTATACACGATAATTTTTTATTAGAAAATAAATATGCTGAGGAATTATACCATAATTATTCCAAAAATCAGCCTATCATTGACTACCATAATCACTTAAATCCACAATTTATTGCAGAGGATAAAATTTTCGACAACATTACCAACGTTTGGATAAATGGTGATCACTACAAATGGCGCGCGATGCGTACGTTAGGTATAAATGAGCAATTCATCACTGGTAACGGGTCAGACAAAGAGAAATTTTTAAATTGGGCCAAAACAGTTCCTTATACTATGCGCAATCCTTTGTACCATTGGACACATTTGGAATTAGCACGTTATTTTGACATTTATGATTTGCTCAACGAAAAGTCGGCAGAGAAAATATATGAAGAAGCTTCGGCAAAAATAAATTCAGCTGCTTATAGTACCCGCAATTTACTTCAAAAAGTTAATGCGGAACTGGTTTGTACTACCGAAGACCCTACCGATAGTTTGGAGTTTCATCAAAAATTAAATCAAAATCCTTTCTCAACGAAAATGAGTACGGCTTTTAGACCTGACAAAGCCATTTTAATTTCGAATGACGGATACAATGATTACCTAGACACTTTGGGGAATGTGGCCGAAATAGCGATCAATACCTATACCGATTTATGTGATGCTTTGAGAAAAAGAATTACTTTCTTTCATCAAAACGGTTGTCGTTTGAGCGATCACGGATTGGATCAGATTTATTTTGAAAACTTTACAGCCTCCGAAATAGACTTAATTTTCAAAAAGAAAAGAGAAAACCAAAGTATTACTTCAGAAGAAGCGTTAAAATTCCAAAGTGCAGTATTGTTATTTTTATCTGAAAGCTATCACGAATTGGGATGGGTGCAGCAGTTTCACTTAGGCGCTTTGCGTAACAATAATGCACGTATGCACCGAATTTTAGGTCCAGATACAGGCTGGGATTCTATTGGAGATTATCCTCAGGCTCAAAAATTATCTTCATTTTTAAATGCTTTAGACAGTAAAGACAAACTTACCAAAACCATCATTTACAACTTAAATCCTGCTGACAATGAGGTAATGGCTACTATGATTGGTAACTTTAATGATGGAAGCGTAAAAGGAAAAGTACAGTTTGGATCGGGATGGTGGTTTTTGGATCAAAAAGACGGGATGACCAAACAACTAAATGCGCTTTCGAATATGGGGCTTATCAGCTGTTTCATTGGAATGCTAACCGATTCCAGAAGCTTCTTATCGTTCCCAAGACACGAATATTTTAGACGTATTCTTTGCAATCTTTTGGGAGACGAAATCAAAAGAGGAGAATTGCCAAACGATATGGAATGGATTGGCAAAATGGTAGCCGACATTTCTTATCACAATGCAAAAGAATATTTTAAATTTTAA
- a CDS encoding gluconate 5-dehydrogenase: MSINLFDLTGKTALVTGGVHGLGMAMAKGLGHAGAKIVVNDRASRETVDQAVAEYKSVGIDAYGYVFDVTDEAAVIENIQKIEAEVGPIDILINNAGIIKRIPIIDMEVADFTAVVNVDLISPFIVSKNVAKGMIQRGGGKIINICSMMSELGRDSVSAYAAAKGGLKMLTKNMATEWAKFNIQTNGIGPGYFATSQTAPIRVDGHPFNEFIISRTPAARWGDPDDLQGAAIFLASKASDFVNGHILYVDGGILATIGKPSNE; this comes from the coding sequence ATGTCAATCAACCTTTTTGATTTAACTGGAAAAACCGCATTGGTTACTGGAGGTGTTCACGGATTAGGAATGGCAATGGCAAAAGGACTAGGACACGCAGGCGCAAAAATCGTGGTAAACGATCGCGCTTCGAGAGAGACGGTAGATCAAGCAGTGGCAGAGTACAAATCTGTGGGAATCGACGCGTATGGTTACGTTTTTGATGTAACCGATGAAGCAGCTGTAATCGAAAACATTCAAAAAATAGAAGCCGAAGTAGGCCCGATCGATATCTTAATCAACAATGCAGGAATCATCAAAAGAATCCCCATTATTGATATGGAAGTTGCCGACTTTACCGCTGTTGTCAACGTAGACTTGATTAGCCCTTTCATTGTTTCCAAAAATGTAGCCAAAGGAATGATTCAGCGTGGAGGCGGAAAAATCATCAACATTTGTTCGATGATGAGTGAATTAGGAAGAGATTCGGTTAGTGCTTATGCTGCCGCAAAAGGAGGTTTGAAAATGTTAACCAAAAATATGGCCACAGAATGGGCCAAATTCAATATTCAAACCAACGGAATTGGTCCAGGCTATTTTGCTACTAGTCAAACTGCACCCATTCGTGTAGATGGTCATCCTTTTAACGAATTCATTATCAGCAGAACCCCTGCCGCTCGTTGGGGTGACCCAGATGATTTGCAAGGCGCTGCCATCTTTCTAGCTTCGAAAGCCAGTGATTTTGTCAATGGGCATATTCTTTATGTAGATGGAGGAATATTGGCCACTATTGGTAAACCTTCCAACGAATAA
- a CDS encoding tagaturonate reductase, whose protein sequence is MKKLNSENIGLTERNPIKIVQFGEGNFLRAFVDYAFQELNDTVNFDAGIAVVQPIENGMVHLLNEQDGLYTLFMKGLSKGQEIQEKKLITNLVKGINPYKEYESYLALAKEEALAFIISNTTESGIAYDANDTLAMQPPNSYPAKVTALLYERFKHFKGDATKGLTIIPCELINNNADTLKEIILKYCSDWQLEEAFSTWILNSNSFHNTLVDRIVPGYPRAEIEAYNQQLDYSDNLIVTAETFFLWVIEGDETLKQKLPFDKTKLDVKIVADMQPYRTRKVRILNGAHTAMVPFSLLYGNETVKETVDNPFTGSFVHKAIFEEINETIAMDKKELDEFADEILDRFRNPFIKHNLSSIALNSISKFKVRVLPSLLGYVAKYGKIPTHLTFSLACLILFYKGTWKGKLLPVDDSTDITDAFAEIWKSSTTEEVVQKTLATVAFWDEDLTVVSGLQEALVRAIEEINSNGIEVGLENFSKQ, encoded by the coding sequence ATGAAAAAATTAAATAGCGAAAACATAGGATTAACCGAAAGAAATCCGATAAAAATAGTGCAATTTGGCGAAGGAAATTTTCTTAGAGCCTTTGTTGATTATGCCTTTCAGGAGCTGAATGATACCGTAAATTTTGATGCGGGCATAGCCGTTGTACAACCCATAGAAAATGGGATGGTTCATTTGCTAAACGAACAAGATGGGCTCTATACCCTATTTATGAAAGGATTGAGTAAAGGTCAAGAAATTCAGGAGAAAAAGCTGATTACCAATTTGGTCAAAGGCATCAATCCGTACAAAGAATACGAAAGCTATTTGGCTTTGGCCAAAGAAGAAGCCTTGGCATTTATCATTTCTAATACGACAGAATCGGGCATTGCTTATGATGCTAACGATACCTTGGCAATGCAACCGCCCAATTCATATCCTGCCAAAGTAACCGCACTTTTGTATGAAAGATTTAAACATTTTAAAGGTGATGCTACCAAAGGGTTGACGATTATTCCTTGTGAATTGATTAATAATAATGCCGATACTTTAAAAGAAATCATTTTAAAATATTGTTCGGATTGGCAATTGGAAGAAGCTTTTAGCACTTGGATTTTGAACAGCAACTCTTTCCACAATACCTTGGTAGACCGAATTGTTCCTGGTTATCCAAGAGCAGAAATAGAAGCCTACAACCAACAACTCGACTACAGCGACAATCTTATCGTAACCGCCGAAACTTTTTTCCTTTGGGTTATCGAAGGAGACGAAACGCTGAAACAAAAACTGCCGTTTGATAAAACCAAACTCGATGTAAAGATTGTAGCCGATATGCAACCGTACCGCACAAGAAAAGTACGAATCTTGAATGGTGCTCATACCGCTATGGTTCCGTTTTCGCTGCTATATGGAAACGAAACCGTAAAAGAAACGGTCGATAATCCTTTTACAGGAAGCTTCGTTCATAAAGCCATTTTTGAAGAAATTAACGAAACCATCGCGATGGACAAAAAGGAGTTGGATGAATTTGCCGATGAAATTTTGGACCGTTTTAGAAATCCATTTATAAAACACAATTTGTCTAGCATAGCGCTGAACTCTATTTCAAAATTTAAAGTGCGAGTACTACCAAGCTTGTTAGGATATGTCGCTAAATATGGCAAAATCCCTACTCATCTCACTTTTTCATTGGCGTGCTTGATTTTGTTTTATAAAGGAACTTGGAAAGGAAAGCTTTTGCCAGTAGATGATAGCACTGATATTACTGATGCATTTGCTGAAATTTGGAAATCAAGCACTACGGAAGAAGTGGTACAAAAAACATTGGCAACCGTAGCGTTTTGGGACGAAGATTTAACGGTTGTGAGTGGTTTACAAGAGGCTCTAGTTCGTGCAATCGAAGAAATAAACAGCAACGGAATTGAAGTAGGTTTAGAAAATTTTAGCAA
- a CDS encoding SDR family oxidoreductase, protein MENNFSLAEKVIVITGATGVIGEAFVNSVSKAGGAVGILGRNEAIANERANAIIAAGGKALPLIADVTNEQQLLAAREKMLQHFGKIDGLVNAAGGNQPKAIIQPEQDIFKLDIPALEQVMQLNLLGTILPTQVFGEAIKETCSGSIVNISSVTAHLAVSKVLGYSLAKAAIDCYTQWFALELAKRYGDAIRMNAIVPGFVLTEQNKSLLTNEDGSWTERGNLIINKTPLHRFGTPNELEGALIWLLSDASKFVTGTRITVDGGFAMFSGV, encoded by the coding sequence TTGGAAAATAATTTTTCGTTAGCAGAAAAAGTCATTGTAATTACTGGAGCGACAGGAGTAATTGGAGAGGCTTTCGTGAATAGTGTGAGCAAAGCTGGCGGAGCTGTGGGGATTTTGGGTAGAAATGAAGCGATTGCCAACGAAAGAGCTAATGCCATTATTGCTGCTGGTGGGAAAGCCCTTCCGCTAATTGCAGACGTAACGAACGAACAACAACTGCTTGCCGCTAGAGAAAAAATGCTCCAACATTTTGGTAAAATTGACGGACTCGTTAATGCCGCAGGAGGAAATCAGCCAAAAGCGATTATTCAGCCTGAGCAAGATATTTTCAAACTGGACATTCCGGCTTTGGAACAGGTAATGCAGCTCAATTTATTGGGAACGATTTTACCAACTCAAGTCTTTGGCGAAGCCATAAAAGAAACGTGTTCAGGAAGTATTGTCAACATTTCGTCTGTAACGGCTCATTTGGCGGTGTCAAAAGTGCTTGGTTATAGTTTAGCAAAAGCCGCAATTGACTGTTACACCCAATGGTTTGCCCTAGAATTGGCCAAACGATATGGCGATGCTATCCGAATGAACGCGATTGTTCCCGGATTTGTGCTAACCGAACAAAATAAAAGTTTGCTCACCAATGAAGATGGAAGCTGGACCGAAAGAGGAAACTTAATTATCAATAAGACTCCGTTACATCGTTTTGGAACGCCCAACGAACTCGAAGGAGCTTTGATTTGGTTGCTCAGCGATGCTTCCAAATTTGTGACTGGAACAAGAATCACTGTAGATGGCGGGTTTGCTATGTTCAGCGGTGTCTAA
- a CDS encoding bifunctional 4-hydroxy-2-oxoglutarate aldolase/2-dehydro-3-deoxy-phosphogluconate aldolase: MAKYTRIEVATVMKETGMIPLFYHGDVELGKEVLKACYDGGARLMEFTSRGDFAFEIFGALNKYALAELPGMILGVGSVTDAAAASLYMQLGANFIVTPVLREDIALVCNRRKVLWSPGCGSLTEIAKAEELGCEIVKLFPGDIYGPQFIKGIKGPCPWTSIMPTGGVSTSEDNLKSWFDAGATCVGIGSQLISNEILNAKDFDGLREKVKQTLETIKAIRA, encoded by the coding sequence ATGGCAAAATACACAAGAATCGAAGTAGCAACCGTAATGAAAGAAACAGGAATGATTCCTTTATTCTATCACGGAGATGTGGAACTCGGCAAAGAAGTACTCAAAGCCTGTTATGATGGAGGTGCTCGTTTGATGGAATTTACCAGCAGAGGCGATTTTGCCTTCGAAATTTTTGGAGCACTCAACAAATATGCGTTAGCGGAATTGCCCGGAATGATTTTGGGCGTAGGCTCGGTAACGGATGCTGCTGCCGCCTCGTTGTATATGCAATTGGGAGCCAATTTTATAGTAACTCCTGTATTGAGAGAAGATATTGCCCTAGTTTGTAACCGCCGAAAAGTACTTTGGTCACCCGGCTGTGGCTCGCTTACTGAAATTGCCAAAGCCGAAGAATTGGGTTGCGAAATTGTAAAATTATTTCCGGGTGATATTTATGGCCCTCAATTCATAAAAGGCATAAAAGGTCCTTGTCCTTGGACGAGTATTATGCCAACAGGCGGCGTTTCAACTTCCGAAGACAATCTGAAAAGTTGGTTCGATGCTGGCGCAACTTGTGTTGGAATCGGTTCACAATTGATTTCAAATGAAATACTAAACGCCAAAGATTTTGATGGTTTACGAGAAAAAGTAAAACAAACCTTGGAGACCATCAAAGCAATAAGAGCCTAA
- a CDS encoding sugar kinase, which yields MSKVVAFGEIMLRLSTERHLRFAQAKTLEACYGGGEFNVAVSLANYGIASEFVTRVPNNEIGACAVQEMRKMNVGSQHVVLGGERLGIYFLETGTGVRGSNVVYDRAHSAMSTLEKGTIDWKKALEGATWFHWSGITPALSENAAEACLEAIQAASELGLTISCDLNYRSKLWQYGKNPSEVMPKLLKYCHVILGDIDTAFFMLGKPKVAPDYTAIDQLPKWYNELLEYIPNLKVAATTLRYSVNASHQRIGGLLFDGKKIYQATVREVTPVIDRVGSGDAFMGGLIYGLSQYPNDYQKTIAFATAACCLKHTIAGDYNLATLKEVENSLDGDSSGLVSR from the coding sequence ATGAGTAAAGTAGTAGCATTCGGAGAAATTATGTTGCGCCTTTCTACGGAAAGACATTTGCGTTTTGCTCAAGCAAAAACATTGGAAGCTTGCTATGGCGGAGGCGAATTTAACGTAGCCGTTTCTCTTGCCAACTATGGCATTGCTTCAGAATTTGTCACGAGAGTTCCCAACAACGAAATCGGGGCTTGTGCAGTTCAAGAAATGCGCAAAATGAATGTAGGTTCACAACACGTGGTTTTGGGCGGTGAGCGTTTGGGAATTTACTTCCTTGAAACTGGAACTGGAGTGCGTGGCAGTAATGTGGTCTACGACCGTGCACACAGTGCAATGTCTACACTAGAAAAAGGAACTATTGACTGGAAAAAAGCGCTGGAAGGTGCTACTTGGTTTCACTGGAGCGGCATCACTCCTGCTCTATCAGAAAATGCTGCAGAAGCTTGTCTAGAAGCTATTCAAGCCGCTTCCGAACTAGGCCTTACGATTTCCTGTGACTTAAATTATCGCTCTAAATTGTGGCAATACGGGAAAAATCCAAGTGAAGTGATGCCTAAATTATTAAAGTATTGTCACGTTATTTTAGGCGATATTGATACTGCTTTTTTTATGCTCGGAAAACCAAAAGTAGCACCCGATTATACTGCTATTGACCAACTCCCAAAATGGTATAATGAATTACTAGAGTATATTCCGAATTTAAAAGTTGCTGCTACTACTCTACGCTACTCTGTGAATGCCTCACACCAGCGCATTGGCGGACTTTTATTTGATGGCAAAAAAATATATCAAGCAACTGTAAGAGAGGTAACTCCAGTGATTGACCGCGTGGGTAGCGGAGATGCTTTTATGGGAGGATTGATTTATGGACTATCACAGTATCCAAACGATTATCAAAAAACGATAGCATTTGCAACGGCAGCTTGTTGCTTGAAACACACCATTGCTGGCGATTATAATTTAGCAACTTTAAAAGAAGTAGAAAACAGTTTAGATGGCGATTCTTCGGGATTAGTATCACGATAA